The Saccharomyces paradoxus chromosome VIII, complete sequence genome has a window encoding:
- the ERG11 gene encoding sterol 14-demethylase (Lanosterol 14-alpha-demethylase~similar to YHR007C), with translation MSATKSIVGEALEYVNIGLSHFLALPLAQRISLIIITPFIYNIVWQLLYSLRKDRPPLVFYWIPWVGSAVVYGMKPYEFFEECQKKYGDIFSFVLLGRVMTVYLGPKGHEFVFNAKLADVSAEAAYAHLTTPVFGKGVIYDCPNSRLMEQKKFVKGALTKEAFKSYVPLIAEEVYKYFRDSKNFRLNERSTGTIDVMVTQPEMTIFTASRSLLGKEMRQKLDTDFAYLYSDLDKGFTPINFVFPNLPLEHYRKRDHAQKAISGTYMSLIKERRKNNDIQDRDLIDSLMKNSTYKDGVKMTDQEIANLLIGVLMGGQHTSAATSAWILLHLAERPDVQQELYEEQMRVLDGGKKELTYDLLEEMPLLNQTIKETLRMHHPLHSLFRKVMKDMHVPNTSYVIPAGYHVLVSPGYTHLRDEYFPHAHQFNIHRWNNDSASSYSVGEEVDYGFGAISKGVSSPYLPFGGGRHRCIGEHFAYCQLGVLMSIFIRTLKWHYPEGKSVPPPDFTSMVTLPTGPAKIIWEKRNPEQKV, from the coding sequence atgTCAGCTACCAAGTCAATCGTTGGTGAGGCATTGGAATACGTAAACATTGGTTTAAGTCATTTCTTGGCTTTACCATTGGCCCaaagaatttctttgatcATAATAACTCCTTTCATTTACAATATTGTATGGCAATTACTATATTCTTTGAGAAAAGACCGTCCACCTTTAGTGTTCTACTGGATTCCATGGGTAGGTAGTGCTGTTGTATACGGTATGAAGCCATACGAATTCTTCGAAGAAtgtcaaaagaaatacGGTGATATTTTCTCATTCGTTTTATTAGGAAGAGTCATGACGGTGTATTTAGGACCAAAGGGTCACGAATTTGTCTTCAATGCTAAGTTGGCAGATGTCTCGGCAGAAGCTGCTTACGCTCATTTGACCACCCCAGTTTTCGGTAAAGGTGTTATCTACGATTGTCCAAATTCTAGATTGATGgagcaaaagaaatttgttAAGGGTGCTCTAACTAAAGAAGCCTTCAAGAGCTACGTCCCATTGATTGCTGAAGAAGTGTACAAGTACTTCAGGGACTCGAAGAACTTCCGTTTGAATGAAAGATCTACGGGTACTATTGACGTCATGGTTACTCAACCTGAAATGACCATTTTCACCGCTTCAAGATCGTTATTGGGTAAGGAAATGAGACAGAAGTTGGATACTGATTTTGCTTACTTGTACAGTGATTTGGATAAAGGTTTCACCCCAATCAATTTCGTCTTTCCTAACTTGCCATTAGAACACTACAGAAAGAGAGATCACGCTCAAAAGGCTATCTCCGGTACTTACATGTCTTTAATtaaggaaagaagaaagaacaaCGATATTCAAGACAGAGATTTGATTGAttctttgatgaagaactCTACCTACAAGGATGGTGTCAAGATGACGGATCAAGAAATTGCTAACTTGTTAATTGGTGTCTTAATGGGTGGTCAACATACTTCTGCTGCCACTTCTGCTTGGATTTTATTGCACTTGGCTGAAAGACCAGATGTTCAACAAGAATTGTACGAAGAGCAAATGCGTGTTTTGGACGGTGGTAAGAAGGAATTGACTTACGAtttattagaagaaatgCCATTATTGAACCAAACTATTAAGGAAACTCTAAGAATGCACCACCCATTGCACTCTTTGTTCCGTAAAGTCATGAAGGATATGCACGTTCCAAACACTTCTTATGTCATCCCAGCAGGTTATCATGTTTTGGTTTCTCCAGGTTACACTCATTTAAGAGACGAATATTTCCCTCATGCTCACCAATTCAACATTCATCGTTGGAACAACGATTCTGCCTCTTCTTATTCTGTCGGTGAAGAAGTCGATTACGGTTTCGGTGCCATTTCTAAAGGTGTCAGCTCTCCATACTTACCTTTCGGTGGTGGTAGACACAGATGTATTGGTGAACACTTTGCTTACTGCCAATTAGGTGTTCTAATGTCCATCTTTATCAGAACATTGAAATGGCATTACCCAGAGGGTAAGAGTGTCCCACCTCCTGACTTTACATCCATGGTTACTCTTCCAACTGGTCCAGCCAAGATCATTTGGGAAAAGAGAAATCCAGAACAAAAGGTCTAA
- the SOD2 gene encoding superoxide dismutase SOD2 (Mitochondrial manganese superoxide dismutase~similar to YHR008C), which yields MFAKTAAANLTKKGGLSLLSTTARRTKVTLPDLKWDFGALEPYISGQINELHYTKHHQTYVNGFNTAVDQFQELSDLLAKEPTPANARKMIAIQQNIKFHGGGFTNHCLFWENLAPESQGGGEPPTGALAKAIDEQFGSLDELIKLTNTKLAGVQGSGWAFIVKNLSNGGKLDVVQTYNQDTVTGPLIPLVAIDAWEHAYYLQYQNKKADYFKAIWNVVNWKEASRRFDAGKI from the coding sequence ATGTTCGCTAAGACAGCAGCTGCCAATTTAACCAAGAAGGGAGGTTTGTCATTGCTCTCCACCACAGCAAGGAGAACCAAAGTCACCTTGCCTGACTTGAAATGGGACTTTGGTGCACTAGAACCTTATATTTCCGGTCAAATCAACGAATTGCATTACACCAAGCATCATCAAACTTACGTGAACGGATTCAACACTGCTGTTGACCAATTTCAAGAGCTCTCGGATCTTCTGGCCAAGGAGCCAACCCCTGCAAACGCAAGGAAAATGATTGCTATCCAGCAAAACATCAAGTTCCATGGCGGTGGTTTCACAAACCATTGTCTATTTTGGGAAAACCTGGCTCCAGAGTCACAGGGCGGTGGTGAACCACCTACCGGAGCTTTGGCTAAGGCAATTGACGAGCAGTTTGGCAGTTTGGATGAATTGATTAAGTTGACTAACACAAAACTTGCAGGCGTACAGGGTTCCGGATGGGCCTTCATTGTCAAGAACCTCTCTAATGGAGGCAAGTTGGATGTTGTTCAAACCTACAACCAGGACACTGTCACCGGCCCTCTAATTCCTCTAGTTGCTATCGACGCCTGGGAACACGCCTACTATTTGCAGTACCAGAACAAGAAAGCCGACTACTTCAAAGCCATTTGGAACGTGGTTAACTGGAAGGAAGCATCCAGAAGGTTCGATGCGGGcaagatttga
- the STP2 gene encoding Stp2p (Transcription factor~similar to YHR006W), translating into MPILSLSSTRNSVLTKIYDYLKAVVQQVIVPNVKDDKSSKSTPFEALEPAKQSHPQKDCCATKKDDLTDVSELFPRQNNKQLSLTSKSSVVPCALNLDNLETPFSIEIDKNGTVSTHLNLGETISRDPSSGEPAKLQNDLLSSPLLDESYINNDQYKALFPSNFLPITPISSVITPASKKSIDESPLSDHVQGTADESSETLPYICHYCDARFRIRGYLTRHIKKHAKRKAYHCPFFDNSISQELRCHTSGGFSRRDTYKTHLKSRHFTYPEGIKPQDRNKSSGVCTQCGEYFSTSESWVENHIEAGSCKGLPEGYSEGIREKKKTSKMKMIKTSDGQTRFISSDESVLEPRATLNNICMEAAVIQSKERHNDKILPTKTDKNETGIGTQWFEQKQILKSTQTTQLRGPTNIQKSKERPIISPPNLSPQNASSLPQEYQSSRYVLHMDSPALSSASSALSPLSGDPITTTETNKSYPLDSEQSLLEPDKTEEDLINQPKESNMISINEMLQKQMDFELLGENHLKETQDYLALYKKANGIEF; encoded by the coding sequence aTGCCTATCTTATCACTATCTTCAACACGGAACAGCGTGCTAACAAAGATATATGACTACCTCAAAGCAGTAGTGCAACAAGTGATTGTGCCTAATGTAAAAGACGACAAATCTTCCAAGAGTACTCCTTTCGAAGCTTTAGAACCTGCGAAACAAAGCCATCCGCAGAAAGACTGCTGTGCTACCAAAAAAGACGATCTGACTGATGTGAGCGAATTATTTCCCAGACAGAACAACAAACAGTTGAGTCTGACGTCAAAATCTTCAGTTGTGCCCTGCGCTTTAAATTTGGATAACCTGGAAACACCTTTCTCAATTGAAATTGACAAGAATGGCACAGTAAGTACACATTTGAACTTGGGCGAAACGATTTCGCGGGATCCCAGTAGCGGCGAGCCAGCAAAGCTACAGAACGACTTGCTAAGTTCCCCCTTACTTGACGAATCCTATATCAATAATGACCAGTACAAAGCCCTTTTCCCCTCGAATTTCCTTCCTATTACGCCTATAAGTAGCGTAATAACTCCCGCATCGAAGAAAAGTATTGATGAATCCCCCTTATCTGATCACGTTCAAGGAACTGCCGATGAATCGTCCGAAACTTTACCATACATATGTCACTATTGCGATGCCAGGTTCCGCATCAGAGGTTACTTAACACGACACATCAAAAAGCATGCGAAAAGGAAGGCCTATCACTGTCCGTTTTTCGATAATAGTATTTCACAAGAGCTGCGATGCCATACTTCTGGCGGGTTCAGCAGAAGAGATACGTACAAAACGCATTTGAAATCTAGACATTTCACTTACCCAGAAGGTATTAAGCCTCAGGACCGTAATAAATCATCTGGGGTGTGCACACAATGTGGGGAATACTTTAGTACTAGTGAGAGCTGGGTGGAAAATCACATTGAGGCTGGGAGTTGCAAAGGGCTACCAGAAGGCTATTCAGAGGGAATAcgagaaaagaagaagacttctaaaatgaaaatgataaagacTTCGGACGGTCAGACAAGATTCATCTCGTCAGACGAAAGTGTTCTCGAACCGAGAGCGACTCTAAATAACATTTGCATGGAAGCGGCAGTAATACAGTCCAAAGAACGTCACAATGACAAGATCCTGCCGACGAAAActgataaaaatgaaactgGAATCGGCACCCAGTGGtttgaacaaaaacaaatcTTAAAATCCACACAGACTACTCAATTAAGAGGACCTACAAACATCCAAAAATCCAAGGAGCGGCCAATTATATCTCCCCCAAATCTGTCACCCCAGAATGCATCTTCTCTACCTCAGGAATATCAATCATCAAGATACGTATTACATATGGATTCCCCAGCATTATCCTCGGCCTCATCAGCATTATCCCCACTTTCAGGCGATCCGATCACAACTACAGAAACGAATAAATCATATCCGCTGGATTCAGAGCAATCATTGTTGGAGCCAGACAAGACCGAGGAAGACTTAATTAATCAGCCAAAGGAAAGCAATATGATTTCCATTAATGAGATGTTACAGAAGCAAATGGACTTTGAGCTTCTGGGTGAGAATCACTTGAAGGAGACTCAAGACTATTTGGCTCTTTACAAAAAAGCTAACGGGATAGAATTTTAA
- the TIM10 gene encoding protein transporter TIM10 (Subunit of the G protein involved in pheromone response~similar to YHR005C), producing the protein MSFLGFGGGQPQLSSQQKIQAAEAELDLVTDMFNKLVNNCYKKCINTSYSEGELNKNESSCLDRCVAKYFETNVQVGENMQKMGQSFNAAGKF; encoded by the coding sequence ATGTCTTTCCTGGGTTTTGGTGGCGGTCAGCCTCAATTATCATCTCAGCAAAAGATTCAAGCTGCGGAGGCTGAATTGGATTTAGTCACTGATATGTTTAATAAGTTGGTTAATAATTGttataaaaaatgtatCAATACTTCTTACTCCGAGGGTGAACTGAATAAGAATGAATCTTCGTGCCTAGACAGATGTGTGGCCAAATACTTCGAAACCAATGTACAAGTTGGTGAAAATATGCAGAAAATGGGCCAGTCATTTAACGCAGCCGGCAAGTTTTAG